The following DNA comes from Polynucleobacter necessarius.
CTTGGTCGCCAGCGCCTTGATCTAAGCCATCATCATGCGCCGTATCAACGCCTTGAGCGATATCAGGACTTTGCTTGTCGTAAGCCACCAATACGGCACAGCCTTTGTAATCGATGCCATAAGCGGTGTTGTCGTAACCAATTTCACGCAAGGTGTTGCGCGCAACCTGTATGCAATCAACGTTAGCGTTTGTAGTGATCTCACCAGCCAAAACCACTAGGCCTGTGTTGCACAAAGTTTCTGCCGCAACGCGTGCAGTTGGATCTTGAGCCAAGATGGCATCTAAGATTGAATCAGAAATTTGGTCTGCTACTTTATCGGGGTGACCTTCAGAAACGGATTCTGAGGTAAAGAAGTAATCATTTGCCATTGCATATTCCTTAAGTTATTAACACGATCATTGGGACAACTCACGTGCCAGGAATCACAATGGCGACGCTTTAGCAGAATTTATGAATCGCTCTACAAGTTGTCTTAACTCAGCGATGAGGGGATTCTATCCGAAAAGCGACAAATTGAGCAAGACACACCAAAATCCCCACACTAAGAGAGCGGCATTGAATATCATTAGGGGGTGCGAAAACTCCTACTCAAGCTCTGTCTCAATGTGATTGCCGTGCTTCCGCTCGCTCTCGTACAGGCGATTGGCTCATTTTTAGGCATATTGGCTTATGTGGGCTCTAAACAATATCGCTCACTCTTTAGGCCTCAATATGAAGCCGTCATTCGTTCTCGAGGCCTGCCATTCAAACCGTGGGAAGCGGTAAGGGCTTCTGAAATGCTGTTTTCAGATAGTTTGTGGATTTGGCGTAATCCCGCTAAGGCGCTTAAATTAGTTGAAGTACCAAACTGGGATGTTGTGGAGCAGGCAATTAGCGATGGGCATGGTTTGGTCATGCTCACCCCTCACCTAGGTGGTTTTGAAATCATTCCTCGTGTACTAGCACAGCACTTTCCCGCAACCATTCTGTATCGTCCCTCACGCCAAGAATGGCTTAACGAAGTGGTGGAAGATGGGCGCGACCACCCCAATTGGTTGCAAATCCATCGAAAGCCAAAGCCGACTCCGTGACCTCATTCGAGAAATTCAGACGGGGAACTTTATTTTTATTGCGCCTGATATTGATCTTGGTCAACAGGACTCTGTCTTGGTGCCTTTCTTTGGCATTCAAACCAACAACACCACCTCAGTCTCTCGTTTAGCAAGGTTGAGTGGGGCTGAAATATGTCTTATGACAACTACCCTAAACCAAGATCGCAAAGGCTACACCTGCCGCATCAGCGCACCTTTGCCCAACTTTCCAAGCGATGATGTTGAAAAAGACACCGCCCGTTTAAATCAATACATCGATGAACTTGTTCGCGCAAGACCAGCAGAGTACTATTGGGTACATAAGCGCTTTAAACATAGGCCGCCCGGCGAGCCTAGTCTTTACGATTAAACGGAAATATTTTGAGCACCCCTACATACAACCCAGCACGCAAGTTACGCTTCACCAAAATGCATGGTGCTGGCAATGATTTCATAGTGCTCAACGGTATTGATCAAGACCTCAGCGACATTACACGCGAGCAGTGGCAAACCTTAGCGCATCGCCAATTCGGCATTGGCTCCGATCAAATTCTGTTGGTTGAAAAAGCTACTCGCTCAGACGCTGATTTTCGGTATCGCATCTTTAATGCGGATGGCGGCGAAGTGGAGCAATGCGGCAATGGTTCGCGTTGCTTTGTACGTTTCGTGCAAGAACAAGGCTTATCCAATAAAAATCCGCTACGCGTAGAAGTGGCGCATACCATACTCACACTTAAATCCCATGCCGATGGCCAGGTAGAGGTCGATATGGGTGCACCCATTTTTGAACATAGCCTCATTCCATTTAATGCCGCAGGTTTAGCCAGCATTCAAGAATTTCAAGAAACGCTATACGCGCTTCCACTAAATCAGCCCGCCACTCATGACAGCCTAGTCGGCGTTCTATCGATGGGCAATCCGCATGCTGTCCAAGTGGTTTTGGATGTTGATAGCGCTCCTGTTTTAGAAGAGGGCTCTGAGATTGAAAGCTTTGCAGCTTTCCCTAGAAAAGTGAATGTAGGTTACTTGCAAGCACTCAATCGCCATGAAATCAAATTGCGCGTCTTTGAGCGCGGCGCCGGCGAAACTTTAGCTTGCGGCACAGGTGTATGCGCCGCTGTTGTGTCCGGCATTCGTCGCGGCCTTCTGGACTCACCAGTAAAGGTGCATACCCGAGGTGGCGATCTGCAAATTACTTGGGCCGGCGTAATGGATGGAGTGGCTCAGCCAGTCATCATGACCGGCCCGGCCGTTACTGTGTTTGAAGGCGAAACAACTGTCTAAGGGCAAGCGCCCTTAGATTCCGTATTTTTCCCGGTAAGCCTTTACTGCAGGCAAATAATTTGTAAGCTTGGCATCACTTGAATTGGTCAAGAAGGACATTAGGCCGGTCAAGTTTGCAATCGCAATTACTGGCAACCCAAATGCTTGCTCAACTGCCTGTACTGCTGATTTTTCCCCAATGTCCACCGCATTACCCGAACGCTCCATCCGGTCTAAAGCAATCAATACCGCTGCAGGTTCTGCGCCCGCTTTACGAATGAGGTCTACTAACTCTATCACCGAGGTTCCAGCAGAAATCACATCATCAATAATGACTACGCGACCTTTCACTGGCGCACCAACCAATACCCCACCTTCACCATGATCTTTCGCTTCTTTGCGGTTGTAGGCATAAGGAACATTGATACCCTCATCCGCCAGGGCGATGGCCGTGGCAGCTGCAAGCGTAATGCCTTTATAGGCAGGGCCATAAAGCATATCGAATTGCAATTTGGATTCTTGTAAAGCTTTGGCGTAGTAACGACCCAGCGCGCTTAGGCGCGCACCATCATTAAATTCACCCGCGTTAAAGAAATAAGGCGAGAGTCTTCCTGCTTTGGTTTTAAACTCACCAAAGGACAAAACCTTGGCCTCTAAGGCAAAACGTATAAAGTTATCTTGATTTGAATTATTTGAGCTCATAGGCCTACATGTTACGCATCATTTCCGCGAACCTCAACGGTATCCGTTCCGCAGTCAAAAAAGGCTTTCTACCATGGGCCGTCACGCAACAAGCGGACTTCATTTGCATGCAGGAGCTCAAGGCTCAACGCGATGACTTAGAAGATGCCATTCTCAACCCGGATGGACTGCATGGCTACTTTCATCATGCGGAGAAAAAAGGCTATAGTGGCTGCGGCATTTATACGCCCCATAAACCCGATGAGGTCATATATGGCTATGGCAATGCAGAGTTTGATGCCGAGGGGCGTTACGTGGAGGCGCGCTTCGAAAGGTTGTCTGTTATTTCAGTCTACATGCCGTCTGGCTCAAGCTCCCCTGAGCGACAAGAGGCTAAATATCGCTATCTTGATAGCTTTCTGCCGCATCTTGTAGCGCTTAAAAAATCGGGGCGTGAAATCGTGCTTTGCGGTGACGTGAATATCGCCCACCAAGAAATCGATTTAAAAAACTGGAAAGGCAATCTCAAAAATTCGGGCTTCTTGCCTGAGGAGCGCGCATGGCTCACTAATTTATTTAGCAAAGTGGGGTATGTTGATGTCTATCGCCAACTGGAGCCTGAAGCAACTGAGACTGGTTACACCTGGTGGAGTAATCGTGGTCAAGCTTATGCGAAAAATGTAGGATGGCGGATTGACTATCACTTCACCACTCCAGGCATCGCTGCCACCGCCAAGAAAACCGCGGTATACAAAAATGAAAAATTCTCAGACCATGCGCCACTTACTGTGGATTACGACTGGAAGCTATAAGCGGCAATAAAAATCGGACGAAAAATTACTCGTCTTCTTTTTGGATCTGAACGAGCTTGAAATGCATCGTTGCCCAAATCAACAGCAGGACTCGAGCGCCAATGATGGCGGTGCCATAGAAGAATGCTTGATATCCAA
Coding sequences within:
- the dapF gene encoding diaminopimelate epimerase, translated to MHGAGNDFIVLNGIDQDLSDITREQWQTLAHRQFGIGSDQILLVEKATRSDADFRYRIFNADGGEVEQCGNGSRCFVRFVQEQGLSNKNPLRVEVAHTILTLKSHADGQVEVDMGAPIFEHSLIPFNAAGLASIQEFQETLYALPLNQPATHDSLVGVLSMGNPHAVQVVLDVDSAPVLEEGSEIESFAAFPRKVNVGYLQALNRHEIKLRVFERGAGETLACGTGVCAAVVSGIRRGLLDSPVKVHTRGGDLQITWAGVMDGVAQPVIMTGPAVTVFEGETTV
- the pyrE gene encoding orotate phosphoribosyltransferase, with product MSSNNSNQDNFIRFALEAKVLSFGEFKTKAGRLSPYFFNAGEFNDGARLSALGRYYAKALQESKLQFDMLYGPAYKGITLAAATAIALADEGINVPYAYNRKEAKDHGEGGVLVGAPVKGRVVIIDDVISAGTSVIELVDLIRKAGAEPAAVLIALDRMERSGNAVDIGEKSAVQAVEQAFGLPVIAIANLTGLMSFLTNSSDAKLTNYLPAVKAYREKYGI
- a CDS encoding exodeoxyribonuclease III, which produces MLRIISANLNGIRSAVKKGFLPWAVTQQADFICMQELKAQRDDLEDAILNPDGLHGYFHHAEKKGYSGCGIYTPHKPDEVIYGYGNAEFDAEGRYVEARFERLSVISVYMPSGSSSPERQEAKYRYLDSFLPHLVALKKSGREIVLCGDVNIAHQEIDLKNWKGNLKNSGFLPEERAWLTNLFSKVGYVDVYRQLEPEATETGYTWWSNRGQAYAKNVGWRIDYHFTTPGIAATAKKTAVYKNEKFSDHAPLTVDYDWKL